The Pseudomonadota bacterium sequence CCCCCGTGAACGGTTACGCACGATGGGCCAGGCAGGCCCGAGCGTATGGCTACTGCTTCTATGGGCTGCTGCTTGGGGCTGTGGTTCCCCCCCGAGGCTTCCGCCGCTAGCGAAGCGCCCGGTCGCGCCGCCGAGGATAGTGCTCGAACCCCCAGCGCAGCTTCCACCCACGCCTTCCGAGAGGCCACGCCACCCCCCCCCGGGGCCAGCCGCACCGCGCGACGTTCGTTTTCCGCCCGTCGTGCGTGCGACCACGAAGAACGGACTGCAAGTCAATGTTGTCGAGTTGCGACGCCTGCCATTGGTGGAGGTCAGGCTCGTGATTCGCGGCGGCAGTGCGGCCGATCCGTCAGGTATGCCGGGCTTGTCACGACTCGTTGCGTCGATGCTTCGCGAGGGCAGCCGGACTCACAGTGGGGCTCGACTGGCCGCGGAAGTCGAGTTCTGGGGAGCGGAGCTCGATGTCGGAAGCGACCAGGAAAGCGTCTACATCAGAACGCGTGCTCTGTCAGAGTACCTGCCTCGAACATTGTCGATCGTATCGGAGATCGCCCAAAGGCCAGCCTTTGGTCAACGCCAGCTCGAGAGATTGCGGAGGCGTGAGTTGGAGCGCCTGCAACTGGAGTCGAACCAACCGCGCTTTCTGGCCGCCGCCGCATTTTTTCGGGCCCTGTATGGTGAACACCCCTATGGGCACATCGACGCCGGCCCGGACACCGTCAGAAGCCTCCATCGCGCTGATCTGATTCGCTGGCACCGTGCACACTTCGTGCCGGAAAACGCCTTCTTGGTGGTGGCGGGCGACGTGGGTGCCGAGCGGGCGATCGAGCTCGCACGCCGGGCCTTCGCAGGCTGGGCTCCTCGAAAAGCGCCCCGGCTCGAGCTTGCGGGCCCCGTTCGTCCCGTGGAGCGGACGATCGTCGTCGTCGATCGTCCCAATGCGGCCCAGTCGATCGTCTACTTCGGTCACATGACCGTGGCTCGTGACGATCCCGACTTCGCGAAGCTGCTGGTGGTCAATCAGATCCTGGGGGGGTCGGCGATGGCGAGGCTGCCGTTGGATTTGGGCCAACGTCGCGGTTTGGCGCAAGGAGCCTATAGCGCCTTGCTCGAGCGCGGGCAGCTGGCCCCGCTGCGTGCTTATGCTGCGGTTCGAACCGACAAGACGCTCGCAGCGGTTGCCGGTATCGTCGAGCATCTGCGGCGCATTTCGAGTCAGCCACCGAGCGCCGACGAACTCGCGAGCGCCAAGCGCCAACTCGAGGGCTCCTTCGCGCTGCGGGCTGAAACGGCAGCACAGGTGGCCAGGCTGGTTGCGCGCCAACGCCTTCATGGTTTGCCCGATGACTGTTGGGATCGTTTCCGAGCCCAGATCCGTGCCGTGACCAACGAAGAGGCCCTGGCCGCGGCACGGGCGTATGTCCGCCCCGAGACCATGGTGCTGGTGGTGGTGGGTAGGGCCACCGCTATCGCCGATGCTCTTGAGCGCTGGGGTCCAGTCGCGGTGTTGGACACCGACGGGCAACTGCTGCGAGCCGCCCGTCCTGTCCCGCCACCGCCGGTACCCTGGAACTAGGCCCTAGGCAGTGTCCTTGGAAATGCTCCCGTCGATCCCGAGGCCCTCGAAATCGTGGGCTACCTCGCCGCAGCAATCCTGATCGTTTGGTCCCAGTTCTGGCGCCTGCGGGCGGTGTTGGGATACCTTTGGTAACTGAGCACCGACCATGTGTGGAATCGTTGGCTACGTGGGCGCGCAGCCTTGCGCGCCCATCCTCGTTGATGGGCTGCGGCGGCTCGAGTATCGTGGCTATGACTCCGCCGGCTTGGCCCTGCACGACGGAACCCGAATCGGCGTGTTGCGCGCGGTCGGCAAGCTGAACCGGCTGGAGGAGGCGCTGCGCGCTCGACCCCTGGTGGGCACCACCGGCATCGGACACACCCGTTGGGCCACGCACGGCCAACCTTCCGAGGCCAATGCCCATCCGCACGAAGCCGGGGAGGTGGTGCTGATCCACAACGGGATCATCGAAAATCACCTGTCGTTGCGCGCGCATGTGGAGGAGCGGGGCTCGACCGTCACGAGCGACACCGATACGGAAATCGTGGCGCACCTCGTGGACCAGCACTACGCGAACGAGGGCGATCTCGCGAGCGCGGTGCGCCGGGCGCTGGAGCAGGTGGAAGGTGCTTACGCTATCGCGGTGCTTGCAAGGCGGGAGCCGGGACGCTTGGTGGTGGCGAAGAACGAGTCTCCGCTCGTGATCGGCCTGGGAGAACGGGAGCTGTTCTGCGGCAGCGACATCCCGGCCTTGCTGCCCTACACCCGCGACGTGATCGTGCTCGAGGACGGTGAGATGGCCGTCCTCGGTGCGCAATCCTGCGAGCTA is a genomic window containing:
- a CDS encoding insulinase family protein, yielding MRATTKNGLQVNVVELRRLPLVEVRLVIRGGSAADPSGMPGLSRLVASMLREGSRTHSGARLAAEVEFWGAELDVGSDQESVYIRTRALSEYLPRTLSIVSEIAQRPAFGQRQLERLRRRELERLQLESNQPRFLAAAAFFRALYGEHPYGHIDAGPDTVRSLHRADLIRWHRAHFVPENAFLVVAGDVGAERAIELARRAFAGWAPRKAPRLELAGPVRPVERTIVVVDRPNAAQSIVYFGHMTVARDDPDFAKLLVVNQILGGSAMARLPLDLGQRRGLAQGAYSALLERGQLAPLRAYAAVRTDKTLAAVAGIVEHLRRISSQPPSADELASAKRQLEGSFALRAETAAQVARLVARQRLHGLPDDCWDRFRAQIRAVTNEEALAAARAYVRPETMVLVVVGRATAIADALERWGPVAVLDTDGQLLRAARPVPPPPVPWN